A genomic segment from Anaeromyxobacter sp. encodes:
- a CDS encoding sigma 54-interacting transcriptional regulator — translation MATLVVKAPDGSERRVTLSRRLTSVGRDPENDVAVPDPTLPATALHLHFDGRDWDAAAHDGAAMTVNGRSRGACRLGPGDRIRVGATELLFDPAARLEPPAPAATSALDGRLAREALVRFSERLLGATDLPRLLDELLDAVVEVTQADKGFLILLQEGEMTVRAARNVARETIEGAVSRVSDTIVRRVVETGRALVVADALHDAEWSGSSSVVNLKLCSVMCAPLKSKGEVFGVLYLGNDNVVSLFDQRALEVLTVFAAQASLLLQNGLLLDSLRRENVALREAVTTRHYGDLIGSGASMREVFRRIEKVASTDISVLVTGETGSGKEVVARELHRRSPRSAGPFVAVNCGAIPESLLESELFGHVKGAFTGAVAARQGRFQAAAGGTLFLDEIGEMPPGLQVKILRALQERAVTRVGESRPEPVDLRVVAATNRVLEQEIARGTFREDLYYRLNVVAIHLPPLRERGEDVVVLARWFLQQYAREYAARVKGFTPGALVAMKKYAWPGNVRELENRVKKAVVLADRAVVSAEDLDLSPEVLEPTVPLALATRDFQRRYVGEVLDRNGGNRTKTAKDLGVDPRTIFRHLERMEAERRGEPLPPEEESP, via the coding sequence ATGGCCACCCTGGTGGTGAAGGCGCCCGACGGGAGCGAGCGGCGGGTGACCCTGTCCCGCCGGCTCACCAGCGTCGGGCGCGACCCGGAGAACGACGTGGCGGTGCCCGATCCGACCCTGCCCGCCACCGCCCTGCACCTGCACTTCGACGGGCGCGACTGGGACGCCGCCGCCCACGACGGCGCCGCCATGACCGTGAACGGCCGCAGCCGCGGCGCCTGCCGCCTCGGCCCGGGCGACCGCATCCGGGTGGGGGCCACCGAGCTGCTGTTCGACCCCGCGGCGCGCCTCGAGCCGCCCGCCCCGGCGGCCACCTCGGCGCTGGACGGGAGGCTGGCCCGCGAGGCCCTGGTCCGCTTCTCCGAGCGGCTGCTGGGGGCCACCGACCTGCCGCGCCTCCTCGACGAGCTGCTCGACGCGGTGGTGGAGGTGACCCAGGCCGACAAGGGCTTCCTCATCCTCCTGCAGGAGGGGGAGATGACGGTGCGCGCGGCCCGCAACGTGGCCCGCGAGACCATCGAGGGGGCGGTCAGCCGGGTCTCCGACACCATCGTCCGGAGGGTGGTGGAGACCGGCCGGGCGCTGGTGGTGGCCGACGCCCTGCACGACGCCGAGTGGTCCGGCTCCAGCTCGGTGGTGAACCTGAAGCTCTGCTCGGTGATGTGCGCCCCGCTCAAGTCGAAGGGGGAGGTCTTCGGCGTCCTCTACCTCGGCAACGACAACGTGGTGTCGCTCTTCGACCAGCGGGCCCTCGAGGTGCTGACGGTCTTCGCCGCCCAGGCCTCGCTGCTGCTGCAGAACGGCCTGCTGCTCGACTCGCTGCGGCGCGAGAACGTGGCGCTGCGCGAGGCCGTCACCACCCGCCACTACGGCGACCTGATCGGCTCGGGCGCCTCCATGCGCGAGGTCTTCCGGCGCATCGAGAAGGTGGCCTCCACCGACATCTCCGTGCTGGTGACCGGCGAGACCGGCTCCGGCAAGGAGGTGGTGGCCCGCGAGCTCCACCGCCGCTCGCCGCGCAGCGCCGGCCCCTTCGTGGCGGTCAACTGCGGCGCCATCCCGGAGAGCCTGCTGGAGTCGGAGCTCTTCGGCCACGTCAAGGGCGCCTTCACCGGCGCGGTGGCGGCGCGGCAGGGGCGCTTCCAGGCGGCCGCCGGGGGGACCCTGTTCCTCGACGAGATCGGCGAGATGCCGCCCGGCCTGCAGGTGAAGATCCTGCGGGCGCTGCAGGAGCGCGCCGTCACCCGGGTGGGCGAGAGCCGGCCCGAGCCGGTGGACCTGCGGGTGGTGGCCGCCACCAACCGGGTGCTGGAGCAGGAGATCGCCCGCGGCACCTTCCGCGAGGACCTCTACTACCGGCTCAACGTGGTGGCCATCCACCTGCCGCCGCTGCGCGAGCGCGGCGAGGACGTGGTGGTGCTGGCCCGCTGGTTCCTGCAGCAGTACGCCCGCGAGTACGCCGCGCGGGTCAAGGGCTTCACCCCGGGCGCGCTGGTGGCCATGAAGAAGTACGCCTGGCCCGGCAATGTGCGCGAGCTGGAGAACCGGGTGAAGAAGGCGGTGGTGCTGGCCGACCGGGCGGTGGTGTCGGCCGAGGACCTGGACCTCTCGCCGGAGGTGCTGGAGCCCACCGTGCCGCTGGCCCTGGCCACCCGCGACTTCCAGCGGCGCTACGTCGGCGAGGTGCTCGACCGCAACGGCGGCAACCGCACCAAGACCGCCAAGGACCTGGGCGTGGACCCGCGCACCATCTTCCGCCACCTGGAGCGCATGGAGGCGGAGCGGCGAGGCGAGCCGCTGCCCCCCGAGGAGGAGAGCCCGTGA
- a CDS encoding tetratricopeptide repeat protein — protein sequence MALLLTLALAAPPELKRARDRFEFGAYADCAGTLRKYLASDPPLTDEQMVDAYRLLGISEFHLGDQAEARAAFVNLLSFDPEFALDPFLVPPPIVDFFDRVKREHEPALAPLRERRRELREQQRLADEAKRRLLAEEQARTGPPTKLIRVQERVYLFNWLPLGAGQFQNGDRAKGTAILSGQVLLGLVNLGAIFAHNQVADDRSRLCTSSQPGCTRPPYFDADRTLLTRIEVVKYASAALFWGLYGYGVWDAHVHFVPVVETEISPAGAATGATLGLSGRF from the coding sequence CTGGCGCTGCTGCTCACCCTGGCGCTGGCCGCGCCGCCCGAGCTGAAGCGGGCCCGCGACCGCTTCGAGTTCGGCGCCTACGCCGACTGCGCCGGCACCCTGCGCAAGTACCTGGCCTCCGACCCGCCGCTCACGGACGAGCAGATGGTGGACGCCTACCGGCTGCTGGGCATCTCCGAGTTCCACCTGGGCGACCAGGCCGAGGCCCGCGCCGCCTTCGTCAACCTGCTCTCCTTCGACCCGGAGTTCGCGCTCGACCCGTTCCTGGTGCCGCCGCCCATCGTCGACTTCTTCGACCGGGTGAAGAGGGAGCACGAGCCGGCCCTGGCCCCGCTGCGCGAGCGGCGGCGCGAGCTGCGCGAGCAGCAGCGGCTGGCCGACGAGGCCAAGCGCCGCCTGCTCGCCGAGGAGCAGGCCCGCACCGGGCCCCCCACCAAGCTGATCCGCGTCCAGGAGCGGGTCTACCTCTTCAACTGGCTGCCGCTCGGGGCCGGGCAGTTCCAGAACGGCGACCGGGCCAAGGGGACGGCCATCCTGTCCGGCCAGGTGCTCCTCGGGCTGGTCAACCTGGGGGCCATCTTCGCCCACAACCAGGTGGCCGACGATCGCTCGCGCCTCTGCACCTCCAGCCAGCCCGGCTGCACCCGGCCGCCCTACTTCGACGCCGACCGGACGCTGCTGACGCGCATCGAGGTGGTCAAGTACGCCTCGGCGGCGCTCTTCTGGGGGCTCTACGGCTACGGCGTCTGGGACGCGCACGTCCACTTCGTGCCGGTGGTGGAGACCGAGATCAGCCCCGCCGGGGCGGCCACCGGCGCCACCCTGGGCCTCTCGGGGAGGTTCTGA
- a CDS encoding serine/threonine protein kinase: MLGRYELLEQVGSGGMAVVYRGRDSALDREVAVKLLHPHLAGSAESRARFAREARAVARLAHPGIVEIFDYAGDGAPEAYLVTEFIRGRTLRAYAQQVGFAYPEVGLLVGRALCEALVHAHSAGVIHRDLKPENVLVQEGARPAVKLADFGIARILASDERMTMTGALVGSPHHMAPEIVEGREADARSDLFSLGTILYWLATGRFPFAAGNPTAILRRAIEGDFDDPREVDPRVSNRLADLVRRCLMVEPADRPASAAEVREALDLVLAEVGLVRPEDELVALLSDPAGFKEAFPARAVAALLARGDAALAEGASARALSCYDRVLALDPANAVVPGKLRALSRRRRLRRLAGVVAALALLGAAGVGVAALWRSGAAGRVASPLSTLGVPAGPAVATSPGQVAATLPDGLTAPGSAASEPPRAGRPASAGGVGRPVPGPGPSAALTVFVRPYAQRALLDGTEVASGAQVVRFEIGADRPHTIQVEHACCAPFVRQLSAAEAAAMGELRVPLVPRPARLRVEGDPATRVLVEGVLVGTAGESQHAPLAVAVPAGGDNPYEATVRIVLEPPGGPPRSVPVKLRAGGEVTVATPTAEATP; encoded by the coding sequence ATGCTCGGTCGGTACGAGCTGCTGGAGCAGGTCGGCAGCGGCGGCATGGCCGTGGTCTACCGCGGGCGCGACTCGGCCCTCGACCGCGAGGTGGCGGTCAAGCTGCTGCACCCGCACCTGGCCGGCTCGGCCGAGAGCCGGGCCCGCTTCGCCCGCGAGGCGCGCGCCGTGGCCCGGCTGGCCCACCCCGGCATCGTCGAGATCTTCGACTACGCCGGCGACGGGGCCCCCGAGGCCTACCTGGTCACCGAGTTCATCCGGGGCCGCACCCTGCGGGCCTACGCCCAGCAGGTGGGGTTCGCCTACCCGGAGGTCGGGCTGCTGGTCGGCCGCGCCCTCTGCGAGGCCCTGGTGCACGCCCACTCGGCCGGCGTCATCCACCGCGACCTCAAGCCCGAGAACGTGCTGGTGCAGGAGGGGGCGCGCCCGGCGGTCAAGCTGGCCGACTTCGGCATCGCCCGCATCCTGGCCTCCGACGAGCGCATGACCATGACCGGGGCCCTGGTGGGCTCGCCCCACCACATGGCCCCGGAGATCGTGGAGGGCCGGGAGGCCGACGCCCGCAGCGATCTCTTCTCGCTGGGCACCATCCTCTACTGGCTGGCCACCGGCCGCTTCCCCTTCGCGGCCGGCAACCCCACCGCCATCCTGCGCCGCGCCATCGAGGGCGACTTCGACGACCCCCGCGAGGTCGACCCGCGGGTCTCCAACCGGCTGGCGGACCTGGTGCGCCGCTGCCTGATGGTGGAGCCGGCCGACCGGCCGGCCAGCGCCGCCGAGGTGCGCGAGGCGCTCGATCTGGTCCTGGCCGAGGTCGGCCTGGTCCGGCCGGAGGACGAGCTGGTGGCCCTCCTCTCGGACCCGGCGGGCTTCAAGGAGGCCTTCCCCGCCCGCGCCGTGGCCGCCCTGCTGGCCCGCGGCGACGCGGCCCTGGCCGAGGGCGCCAGCGCCCGCGCGCTCTCCTGCTACGATCGGGTGCTGGCGCTCGACCCCGCCAACGCCGTGGTGCCGGGCAAGCTGCGGGCGCTGTCCCGGCGGCGCCGCCTGCGCCGGCTGGCCGGGGTGGTGGCGGCGCTGGCGCTGCTCGGCGCGGCCGGGGTCGGGGTGGCCGCGCTGTGGCGCAGCGGCGCCGCCGGCCGGGTGGCCTCCCCCCTGTCGACCCTCGGCGTGCCGGCCGGCCCGGCCGTGGCGACGTCACCGGGCCAGGTCGCTGCCACCCTGCCGGACGGCCTGACCGCGCCGGGCAGCGCCGCCAGCGAGCCCCCGCGCGCTGGTCGGCCGGCCTCGGCGGGCGGGGTCGGTCGCCCGGTGCCCGGGCCGGGCCCGTCCGCCGCGCTCACCGTCTTCGTCCGGCCGTACGCCCAGCGCGCCCTGCTCGACGGCACCGAGGTGGCCAGCGGCGCCCAGGTGGTCCGCTTCGAGATCGGGGCCGACCGCCCCCACACCATCCAGGTGGAGCACGCCTGCTGCGCGCCCTTCGTGCGTCAGCTCAGCGCCGCCGAGGCCGCCGCCATGGGCGAGCTGCGGGTGCCGCTGGTGCCGCGGCCGGCCCGCCTGCGGGTGGAGGGGGATCCCGCCACCCGGGTCCTGGTCGAGGGGGTCCTGGTGGGCACCGCCGGCGAGTCGCAGCACGCCCCGCTGGCCGTGGCGGTCCCGGCCGGAGGGGACAACCCCTACGAGGCCACCGTGCGCATCGTGCTCGAGCCACCGGGTGGACCGCCGCGCTCCGTGCCCGTCAAGCTGCGGGCCGGCGGCGAGGTGACCGTGGCCACCCCCACCGCGGAGGCGACCCCGTGA